Proteins found in one Choloepus didactylus isolate mChoDid1 chromosome 3, mChoDid1.pri, whole genome shotgun sequence genomic segment:
- the LOC119530647 gene encoding LOW QUALITY PROTEIN: eukaryotic translation initiation factor 4B-like (The sequence of the model RefSeq protein was modified relative to this genomic sequence to represent the inferred CDS: deleted 1 base in 1 codon; substituted 2 bases at 2 genomic stop codons): MKLPLRSLPLPTWQPQQKKKKKKGKTISLTDFLAEDGGTDGRSNYVPKPVSWADETDDLEGDVSTTWHSNDDDVHRTPPIDCSTLPTAPLAAREPNIDRSHLPKSLPYTAFLGNLPYDVTKDSIKEFFRGLNISAVHLTCEPSNTERLKAFGYAEFEELDSLFSALSLNEESLGNRRIRVDVAAQAQDRDRDDHSFGRDGNQDSGKTDTDWGVCPATDRFDDYPPRRGDDSFGDKYHDHYDSDWYHEGYHDGYPDGPHWDMDPYGGWDAYDDRGSRDYDRGYESRIGSDRRAFGSGYCRDDDYRGHGDHYKDRYDRQDDRSWSSRDDYSRDDYRCDDRGPPQRPKLNLKPWSTPKEDDSAASTSQSSXAASIFGGAKPVDTAAREREVEEXLQKEQEKLQCQLDEPKLERRPQERHPSWRSEETQERERSRTGSESSQTGTSATSGGNEKSLENETLSKEEDCHSPTSKPPKSDQPLKVMPAPPPKENAWVKQSSNPPVQSQSSETEQQSPTSGGKVASVQPSEEGPARKDENKVDGVSVPKGQSGNSIHGPGDGGSKDHWKESDRKDGKKDQGSRSAPEPKKTEENPASKFSPASKYAALSVNGEDETNGEDYTE, from the exons ATGAAGCTGCCTTTGCgttctctccctctcccaacATGGCAGCCTcagcaaaaaaagaagaagaagaaggggaagaCTATCTCCCTAACGGACTTCCTGGCTGAGGATGGGGGGACTGATGGAAGAAGCAACTATGTTCCCAAGCCAGTCAGCTGGGCTGATGAAACAGATGACCTGGAAGGAGATGTTTCAACCACTTGGCACAGTAATGATGATGATGTGCACAGGACACCTCCAATTGACTGTTCCACCCTTCCCACTGCTCCACTGGCTGCTCGGGAGCCCAATATCGACAGGAGCCATCTTCCCAAATCACTACCCTACACTGCTTTTCTAGGGAACCTGCCCTATGATGTGACCAAAGATTCCATTAAGGAATTCTTTAGAGGATTGAATATCAGTGCAGTGCATTTAACATGTGAACCCAGCAATACAGAGAGGTTGAAAGCTTTTGGTTATGCCGAGTTTGAGGAGCTGGATTCCCTGTTCAGTGCCCTGAGCCTCAATGAAGAGTCTCTAGGTAACAGGAGAATTCGAGTGGACGTTGCTGCTCAAGCACAGGATAGAGACAGGGATGATCATTCTTTTGGCCGAGATGGAAATCAGGATTCTGGCAAAACAGATACAGACTGGGGGGTCTGTCCTGCCACAGACAGGTTTGATGACTACCCACCTAGAAGAGGGGATGATAGCTTTGGAGACAAGTATCATGATCATTATGATTCAGACTGGTATCATGAGGGATATCATGACGGTTATCCTGACGGCCCACACTGGGATATGGATCCATATGGAGGCTGGGATGCCTATGATGACCGAGGCAGCAGAGACTATGATAGGGGCTATGAGTCCAGGATAGGCAGTGACAGAAGAGCATTTGGTAGTGGGTACTGCAGGGATGATGACTACAGAGGACACGGGGACCACTATAAAGACCGATACGACAGACAAGATGATCGGTCATGGAGCTCCAGAGATGATTACTCCCGAGATGATTATAGGTGTGATGATAGAGGTCCTCCTCAAAGACCCAAACTGAATCTAAAGCCTTGGAGCACTCCTAAGGAAGATGATTCCGCTGCTAGCACTTCCCAGTCCAGTTGAGCAGCTTCCATCTTTGGAGGGGCAAAGCCTGTGGACACGGCTGCTAGAGAACGGGAAGTAGAAGAATGACTACAGAAGGAACAAGAGAAATTGCAGTGTCAGCTGGATGAGCCAAAACTAGAACGACGGCCTCAGGAAAGACACCCAAGTTGGCGAAGTGAAGAAACTCAGGAACGGGAGCGGTCGAGGACAGGAAGTGAGTCATCACAGACTGGGACCTCTGCCACATCTGGCGGAAATGAGAAGTCTCTGGAAAATGAAACGCTCAGTAAGGAAGAAGATTGTCATTCTCCAACTTCTAAGCCTCCCAAATCTGATCAGCCTCTAAAGGTAATGCCAGCCCCTCCACCGAAGGAGAATGCTTGGGTGAAGCAAAGTTCTAATCCTCCTGTTCAATCTCAGAGCTCAGAAACAGAGCAGCAGTCTCCTACAAGTGGTGGAAAAGTAGCTTCAGTTCAACCATCTGAGGAAGGACCAGcaagaaaagatgaaaacaaagtaGATGGGGTGAGTGTCCCAAAAGGCCAAAGTGGGAACTCCATCCATGGTCCAGGAGATGGAGGGAGCAAAGACCACTGGAAGGAATCTGATAGGAAAGATGGCAAAAAGGATCAAGGCTCCAGATCTGCACCTGAGccaaagaaaactgaagaaaatccagcctctAAGTTCAGTCCTGCAAGT AAGTATGCTGCTCTCTCAGTCAATGGTGAAGATGAAACCAACGGGGAAGATTACACTGAATAA